GTCAATGCCGACGGCCTGCTGAGCCTGCCGAGCGGCCAGGTGCTGAAGGCCGACATCCGCATCCCCACCGGCGCCACCGGCGTCGAGGTGATGCCCGACGGCAGCGTGCGCGCCCAGCTCAAGGGCGACGCGGCCCCGTCGGTGCTGGGCCAGATCGAACTCGTCAACTTCACCAGCTCCGACGCGCTGGTGCCCCTGGGCGCCGGCCTCTTCGAGCTGCGCGACGCCAACACCGAGCCGGCCCGCGCGTGGCCGGGCGAGGAATGGGCGGGCGAGCTGTCGGTGGGTGCGGTGGAGGCGTCCAACGTGCGCATGGTCGACGAGATGGTCCACCTCATGCTGGCTCAGCGGGTCTATGAGCTGAACGCCAAGGTGGCGCAGGCGGCCGACGAGATGATGGGCCTCACCAATTCCCTGCGCCGGTGACCCAGCCATGAAGCCTGCCGCCTCGGCCTGGCCGAGCCTTGTCCTTGCCGCGGCCCTGCTGGGCCCGGCCACCGCACCGCTGGCCGGGGCCGCCAGCGAGGCGGCGGCCGCGCCTGTGGTGCTCGGCACGGCAAGCCATGCCGGCGAGCCCGAACTCGCGGCGGCCGTGCTTCGCCTGGCCGGCGACCTGCTGGCGCGCCAGGGCCTGGCCCTGCAGGAGGGCTCGGTGCGCTTCACCGGCACCGGGCCGGTGGCCACCGGAGCACCGGTGGAAGTGGTGTGGTCTCCGCCGGCCGCGCGTGGTGCACTGCGCCTGCCGCTGCGGCTGGCCTTGCGTGGCGCTGCCGGTCAGCCCGACATGCAGGCGGTGGTGTACGGCCGGCTGCAGCAGGACATGCCGGTGCTGAACCGCCCGCTGGCGCGCGGCGCGGCGCTGGGCTGCGCCGATGTGTCGGTGCAGCGCCGACCGGTCGAGATGGCCCGTGCCGACCTCTGGCCGCTGCCGTGCAGCCTGCCGGCCGGCACCGTGCTGCGCCGCCCGCTCAACGAGGGCGACG
This genomic stretch from Eleftheria terrae harbors:
- a CDS encoding flagellar hook-basal body protein, whose protein sequence is MLDAFLVSAVGLQAQKDQLDTIANNLANTNTVAYKRRTVDFSGLLDRTAAPAGASAQTAEAARPSGIRVDMVQGEVRTTGRPLDIAITGPGFIEVNLRDGRIGYSRGGSLQVNADGLLSLPSGQVLKADIRIPTGATGVEVMPDGSVRAQLKGDAAPSVLGQIELVNFTSSDALVPLGAGLFELRDANTEPARAWPGEEWAGELSVGAVEASNVRMVDEMVHLMLAQRVYELNAKVAQAADEMMGLTNSLRR
- the flgA gene encoding flagellar basal body P-ring formation chaperone FlgA; the encoded protein is MKPAASAWPSLVLAAALLGPATAPLAGAASEAAAAPVVLGTASHAGEPELAAAVLRLAGDLLARQGLALQEGSVRFTGTGPVATGAPVEVVWSPPAARGALRLPLRLALRGAAGQPDMQAVVYGRLQQDMPVLNRPLARGAALGCADVSVQRRPVEMARADLWPLPCSLPAGTVLRRPLNEGDVLRRSDAGARPAVAQMQPVTIRVVAGAVVLESAGLALADAEVGDTVRVRPNISRQAVDARVVGPQAVVLESGTMQ